The Geothrix sp. genome window below encodes:
- a CDS encoding carbohydrate porin, with the protein MRMIWTAFLGLALPALLMAQGPAPELLGLQATFIGQDLRPFTSPYAGPNSLTGGGDRAITQTYGAYFGTQFTARFQIYLDVELFRGSGVGKTIGLAGLPNGDAVRQGSGDLGQSPYLARLFGRWTLPLGGTEETVSRAMDQLPGRVPTRRLVFTLGKLAANDLFDTSAFAGAPRTQFMNWSLFNAPAWDFAADTRGYTRGLAAELHQPGWALALGRFQMPTEANGNQLDAALPQAHSDNVQLTLQPDGGPILRLLAFANHARMGDYAAALALAGTSAGTSTGTGTGVPDVTATRRPGRAKRGWVLNLEQPLDPEATKGLFLRLASNDGRTESFAFTEADRSLSFGGQARGRGSEDRWGLALSIQDLSPSHRAYLAAGGQGFVLGDGRLAAAREQVVEAYYAWAPRPWLRLSPDLQWIRNPGYNRDRGPAKVLGLRLRLSV; encoded by the coding sequence ATGCGAATGATTTGGACCGCCTTTCTGGGCCTCGCCCTGCCTGCCCTCCTGATGGCGCAGGGACCCGCACCTGAGCTGCTGGGCCTCCAGGCCACCTTCATCGGCCAGGACCTGCGGCCCTTCACCAGCCCCTACGCGGGGCCGAACAGCCTCACCGGGGGCGGGGACCGGGCCATCACGCAGACCTACGGAGCCTACTTCGGAACCCAGTTCACGGCCCGCTTCCAGATCTATCTGGATGTGGAGCTGTTCCGGGGATCGGGCGTGGGAAAGACCATCGGTCTGGCCGGCCTGCCGAATGGGGATGCGGTGCGCCAGGGTTCCGGCGACCTCGGGCAGAGCCCCTACCTCGCCCGGCTTTTCGGCCGCTGGACCTTGCCCCTGGGAGGAACCGAGGAAACCGTCAGCCGCGCCATGGACCAGCTGCCCGGGCGGGTTCCCACCCGGCGCCTCGTTTTCACCCTGGGAAAACTGGCCGCCAACGATCTGTTCGACACCAGCGCTTTCGCCGGCGCGCCGCGGACCCAGTTCATGAACTGGAGCCTGTTCAACGCCCCGGCCTGGGACTTCGCGGCCGATACCCGCGGCTACACCCGCGGCCTGGCCGCGGAGCTGCACCAGCCGGGCTGGGCCCTGGCTCTGGGCCGTTTCCAGATGCCCACCGAGGCCAACGGCAACCAGCTCGACGCCGCCCTTCCCCAGGCCCACAGCGACAATGTCCAGCTCACCCTCCAGCCGGACGGGGGTCCCATCCTCCGCCTGCTGGCCTTTGCGAACCACGCCCGGATGGGTGATTACGCGGCGGCCCTCGCCCTCGCCGGGACCAGCGCCGGAACCAGCACCGGGACCGGCACCGGGGTCCCCGATGTCACCGCCACCCGCCGCCCCGGCCGCGCCAAACGCGGCTGGGTGCTGAACCTGGAGCAACCCCTCGACCCCGAAGCCACGAAGGGGTTGTTCCTCCGCCTGGCCTCGAACGACGGTCGCACCGAATCGTTCGCCTTCACCGAGGCGGATCGCTCCCTCTCCTTCGGGGGCCAGGCGCGGGGCCGGGGGAGCGAGGATCGGTGGGGCCTGGCGCTCTCCATCCAGGATCTGTCCCCCAGCCACCGGGCCTACCTGGCCGCGGGCGGGCAGGGCTTCGTCCTGGGCGATGGCCGCCTGGCGGCCGCCCGCGAGCAGGTGGTCGAGGCCTACTACGCCTGGGCACCCCGCCCCTGGTTGCGGCTGTCGCCCGACCTGCAGTGGATCCGCAACCCCGGCTACAACCGCGACCGGGGACCAGCCAAGGTCCTGGGCCTGCGGCTGCGCCTCAGCGTCTGA
- a CDS encoding nitrate/sulfonate/bicarbonate ABC transporter ATP-binding protein yields MADAPICELKAVQKSFDRGNGNMLRVLEDINLDIRPNEVLCLIGPSGCGKSTILRIFAGLIDPSKGDVRYHGARLETLNPGVSIVFQGFALYPWMTVEENVRTVLRAKGMPEEEVRSRANRAITLVGLEGFEEAYPRELSGGMKQRVGMARALSVDPEILFMDEPFSQVDALTAEGLRAEILDIWEDAERNPSSILMVSHDIKEVVYMADRIAVLSANPGRVRTIVDNPLPRPRNMRSPEFLRLVDQLHDIITSTELPDIQVTTVEPSLEPDVVEPLPSAQSTDILGLMEYLETQGGSSELFQVVAATHVAFEKVLSSVKAAEMLDLVDTPKRMVLLTPLGTRFIRAGMEERKEIWKERLLDLKLFRVIRDMLEFHEGKLPREEVLAEIHSRLPMENPDLTFETLVAWGRFGELFAYREERGVLTPE; encoded by the coding sequence ATGGCTGACGCTCCGATCTGCGAACTCAAGGCCGTCCAGAAATCCTTCGACCGCGGCAACGGCAACATGCTGCGCGTCCTGGAGGACATCAATCTCGACATCCGGCCCAACGAGGTGCTCTGCCTTATCGGCCCCTCCGGGTGTGGAAAGTCCACCATCCTGCGCATCTTCGCGGGCCTGATCGACCCCTCCAAGGGCGATGTGCGGTACCACGGCGCGCGCCTTGAAACCCTGAACCCCGGGGTCTCCATCGTGTTCCAGGGTTTCGCGCTCTATCCCTGGATGACCGTGGAGGAGAATGTCCGCACCGTGCTTCGCGCCAAGGGCATGCCCGAGGAGGAGGTCCGTTCCCGCGCCAATCGAGCCATCACCCTGGTGGGTCTGGAGGGCTTCGAGGAGGCCTATCCCCGTGAGCTGTCGGGTGGCATGAAGCAGCGCGTGGGCATGGCCCGGGCCCTGAGCGTGGATCCCGAGATCCTCTTCATGGACGAGCCCTTCAGCCAAGTGGACGCCCTCACGGCGGAAGGCCTCAGGGCGGAGATCCTCGACATCTGGGAGGATGCCGAACGCAATCCCTCCTCCATCCTGATGGTCAGCCACGACATCAAGGAAGTCGTCTACATGGCGGATCGCATCGCCGTGCTTTCCGCCAATCCGGGCCGGGTGCGCACCATCGTGGACAATCCCCTGCCCCGCCCCCGGAACATGCGCTCGCCCGAGTTCCTCCGGCTGGTGGACCAGCTCCACGACATCATCACCTCCACAGAACTGCCGGACATCCAGGTGACCACCGTGGAGCCTTCGCTGGAGCCCGATGTGGTCGAGCCGCTGCCGAGTGCCCAGAGCACGGACATCCTGGGCCTCATGGAGTATCTCGAGACCCAGGGCGGCAGCTCGGAACTCTTCCAGGTGGTCGCCGCCACCCATGTGGCCTTCGAAAAAGTGCTGTCCTCGGTGAAGGCCGCGGAGATGCTCGACCTGGTGGATACGCCCAAGCGCATGGTGCTGCTCACGCCGCTGGGCACCCGCTTCATCCGCGCCGGCATGGAGGAGCGCAAGGAGATCTGGAAGGAGCGCCTGCTGGACCTCAAGCTCTTCCGCGTCATCCGCGACATGCTGGAATTCCACGAGGGCAAACTGCCCCGGGAGGAGGTCCTGGCCGAGATCCATTCCCGGCTGCCCATGGAGAACCCCGACCTGACCTTCGAGACCCTCGTCGCCTGGGGCCGCTTCGGGGAGCTCTTCGCCTACCGCGAGGAACGGGGCGTTCTCACGCCGGAGTAG
- a CDS encoding ABC transporter permease subunit, translated as MIHRLLDTVWGQAAALMYPIKRRRWVDLLVLLAGCAILYGLVIMGRQWTGAHRPLVEISLSPWALPKYTFFSMMRGLVAYAISLAFTLVYAFWAAKDSRAEKLLIPLLDILQSIPVLGFMPGLVLALVALFPRSNLGLELAAVVMIFTGQAWNMTFSLYHSLKSVPQDMQEAGTVYGFNWWQRFKWVELPYGTTGLVWNSMMSMAGGWFFLMITEAFKLGDKDFRLPGLGSYMSVAVEQGNVPAMIYAVLAMVIMIVFLDQLLWRPVVVWAQRFRVEESSQAEAPRSWLLKLVRRSRLIRWLETRRVHLVKSASSRPAAPRSLPERRMSPRLRGGRWLANLALVVLMVFSIIAAIRLLGVLKTIPPAQWWNLLKAGGLTLSRVLISTILGSLWAVPAGLAIGLSPRLSKILQPVVQVAASFPAPMLFPIVIAVLAAFGVGLNYGCILLMLLGTQWYILFNVIAGAMAIPGDLREAATSFRLSRWHRMKALYLPAIFPYLVTGWVTAAGGAWNASIVAEYAEIKGHVLSTWGLGSTVSAAAYHKDLPLLAASVMLMSTLVVAFNRLVWKPCYKLASTRYSLTK; from the coding sequence ATGATCCATCGCCTGCTCGACACCGTCTGGGGCCAAGCCGCGGCCCTCATGTACCCCATCAAACGCCGCCGCTGGGTGGACCTCCTGGTCCTCCTGGCGGGCTGCGCCATCCTCTATGGCCTGGTCATCATGGGCCGCCAATGGACCGGAGCGCACCGGCCCCTGGTGGAGATCAGCCTGTCGCCTTGGGCTCTGCCCAAGTACACCTTCTTTTCCATGATGCGGGGCCTGGTGGCCTATGCCATCAGCCTCGCCTTCACCCTCGTCTATGCGTTCTGGGCCGCCAAGGACAGCCGCGCCGAGAAGCTGCTCATCCCCCTGCTCGACATCCTCCAGAGCATTCCCGTGCTGGGTTTCATGCCCGGCCTGGTACTGGCCCTGGTGGCCCTGTTCCCCCGCAGCAACCTGGGTCTGGAGCTGGCTGCCGTGGTGATGATTTTCACCGGCCAGGCCTGGAACATGACCTTCAGCCTCTATCACTCACTGAAGTCGGTACCTCAGGACATGCAGGAGGCCGGTACGGTCTACGGCTTCAACTGGTGGCAGCGCTTCAAGTGGGTCGAGCTGCCTTACGGCACCACGGGCCTCGTCTGGAACAGCATGATGAGCATGGCCGGCGGGTGGTTCTTCCTCATGATCACGGAGGCCTTCAAGCTCGGCGACAAGGACTTCCGCCTGCCGGGTCTCGGCTCCTACATGAGCGTGGCTGTGGAACAGGGCAATGTGCCCGCCATGATCTACGCAGTCCTGGCCATGGTGATCATGATCGTGTTCCTCGACCAGCTTCTCTGGCGCCCGGTGGTGGTGTGGGCCCAGCGCTTCCGTGTCGAGGAGAGCAGCCAGGCTGAGGCACCCCGGAGCTGGCTGCTCAAGCTCGTCCGCCGCTCCCGACTCATCCGCTGGCTGGAGACCCGCCGCGTCCACCTGGTCAAGTCCGCCTCGTCTCGACCCGCCGCCCCGCGGAGCCTGCCCGAACGCCGGATGTCTCCGCGGCTGCGTGGCGGCCGCTGGCTCGCGAACCTCGCGCTCGTGGTCCTCATGGTCTTCTCCATCATTGCCGCCATACGGCTGCTCGGCGTCCTGAAGACCATCCCTCCGGCGCAGTGGTGGAATCTGCTCAAGGCCGGCGGCCTCACCCTGTCCCGGGTGCTGATTTCCACCATCCTCGGTTCGCTCTGGGCCGTTCCGGCCGGCCTCGCCATCGGGCTGTCCCCGCGCTTGTCCAAGATCCTCCAGCCCGTGGTGCAGGTGGCAGCCTCCTTCCCTGCTCCCATGCTCTTCCCCATTGTCATCGCCGTGCTTGCGGCCTTCGGCGTGGGACTCAACTACGGCTGCATTCTGCTGATGCTTCTCGGCACCCAGTGGTACATCCTCTTCAATGTCATCGCTGGCGCCATGGCCATTCCCGGCGACTTGCGGGAGGCGGCGACGAGCTTCCGCCTGTCGCGCTGGCACCGCATGAAGGCGCTCTACCTTCCGGCCATCTTCCCCTACCTGGTGACGGGCTGGGTGACCGCGGCGGGCGGGGCCTGGAACGCCAGCATCGTGGCCGAGTACGCTGAGATCAAGGGCCATGTCCTGAGCACCTGGGGCCTGGGATCCACCGTGAGCGCCGCGGCGTACCACAAGGACCTGCCCCTCCTCGCGGCGAGCGTCATGCTCATGTCCACCCTGGTGGTGGCCTTCAACCGCCTCGTCTGGAAGCCCTGCTACAAGCTCGCCTCCACCCGCTATTCCCTCACGAAGTAG
- a CDS encoding MoxR family ATPase: MAASTTPLEPLLAECRKVIVGQPQLLSRLLVALLCRGHVLLEGLPGLAKTRTIKTLAAASHTSFRRIQFTPDLLPSDVVGTLIFDPKQLTFTPKRGPIFANLLLADEINRAPSKVQAALLEAMEERQVTLGDESFPLPNPFLVLATQNPLEQEGTFPLPEAQMDRFLFKLRVDYPKQEEEIEVLRRAHLNGDEVRPVVDGPSLLALGREAEQVRLDDAIRSYIVRLVQATRPGHGKPWKGKELLRCGASPRASLALQASSRALAYLQGRDHVLPQDVVDLAPDVLRHRLLLTFESEADGATTDHAIAQLLQAVPRP, from the coding sequence ATGGCCGCCTCCACCACCCCTCTGGAACCTCTCCTCGCCGAATGCCGCAAGGTGATCGTGGGCCAGCCCCAGCTGCTGAGTCGCCTGCTGGTGGCCCTGCTCTGCCGCGGCCATGTGCTGCTGGAGGGCCTGCCCGGCCTGGCGAAGACGCGCACCATCAAGACGCTGGCCGCGGCCAGCCACACCAGCTTCCGCCGCATCCAGTTCACGCCGGACCTGCTGCCCAGCGATGTCGTGGGCACCCTCATCTTCGACCCCAAGCAGCTCACCTTCACGCCCAAGCGGGGGCCCATCTTCGCGAACCTGCTGCTGGCCGACGAGATCAACCGCGCGCCCTCCAAGGTGCAGGCCGCTCTCCTCGAGGCCATGGAGGAACGGCAGGTGACCCTGGGCGACGAGAGCTTCCCTCTGCCCAACCCGTTCCTGGTGCTGGCCACGCAGAACCCCCTGGAGCAGGAGGGCACCTTCCCCCTGCCCGAAGCCCAGATGGACCGCTTCCTCTTCAAGCTCCGCGTGGACTATCCCAAGCAGGAGGAGGAGATCGAGGTGCTGCGCCGGGCCCATCTGAATGGCGATGAAGTCCGGCCGGTGGTGGATGGCCCCAGCCTGCTGGCCTTGGGCCGCGAGGCCGAGCAGGTCCGGCTCGACGACGCCATCCGCTCGTACATCGTCCGGCTCGTCCAGGCCACCCGGCCCGGTCATGGCAAGCCCTGGAAGGGCAAGGAGCTGCTCCGCTGCGGCGCCAGCCCCCGGGCCTCCCTGGCCCTGCAGGCCTCCTCGCGCGCCCTGGCCTACCTCCAGGGCCGCGACCATGTCCTGCCCCAGGATGTGGTCGACCTGGCGCCCGATGTGCTGCGTCACCGGCTGCTCCTCACCTTCGAAAGCGAGGCGGACGGGGCCACCACGGACCACGCCATCGCCCAGCTGCTCCAGGCCGTGCCGAGGCCCTGA
- a CDS encoding thiolase family protein — MRSAVIVEAKRTPVGRGIKGSYAATRPEQLGAVVIEAIKPLLKDWSGLEDVLVGCAMPEGEQGMNMARLISFRAGLPITAGAATINRFCGSSQETMLMAARAIMANQGDLFLTGGVESMSKVPMMGFNPSVDPFIAETYSEAYCSMGITAENLAKEYKISRKEQDEFAYQSHQKAAAAWKAGKFENEVVRFETKGLDGKPVTLKQDECVRADTSLEKLGELKPAFLADGCVTAGNSSPITDGAAFLLVMEEGLAKSLGLKARARILGGAVAGVEPDRMGIGPVPAVRKALDRFGLKLDQIDAMELNEAFAAQSLAVIREGGYDLAKVNAWGGAIAIGHPLGASGARILTTLLNRLEIDGGRYGIATMCIGGGQGIASIIEKL; from the coding sequence ATGCGATCCGCAGTCATCGTCGAAGCCAAGCGCACTCCCGTCGGCCGGGGTATCAAGGGCTCCTATGCCGCCACCCGTCCCGAACAGCTGGGCGCGGTCGTGATCGAGGCCATCAAGCCCCTCCTGAAGGACTGGTCGGGGCTGGAGGATGTGCTGGTGGGCTGCGCCATGCCCGAAGGGGAGCAGGGCATGAACATGGCCCGCCTCATCAGCTTCCGCGCGGGCCTGCCCATCACCGCGGGCGCCGCCACCATCAACCGCTTCTGCGGCAGCAGCCAGGAGACCATGCTCATGGCAGCCCGGGCCATCATGGCCAACCAGGGCGACCTCTTCCTCACCGGCGGCGTGGAGAGCATGTCCAAGGTGCCGATGATGGGGTTCAACCCCAGCGTGGATCCCTTCATCGCCGAGACCTACTCCGAGGCCTACTGCTCCATGGGCATCACGGCCGAGAACCTGGCCAAGGAATACAAGATCAGCCGCAAGGAACAGGACGAGTTCGCCTACCAGAGCCACCAGAAGGCCGCCGCCGCCTGGAAGGCCGGGAAGTTCGAGAACGAGGTGGTCCGCTTCGAGACCAAGGGGCTGGACGGCAAGCCCGTCACCCTCAAGCAGGATGAGTGCGTCCGCGCCGACACCAGCCTGGAGAAGCTGGGTGAACTGAAGCCCGCCTTCCTGGCCGATGGGTGCGTCACCGCCGGCAACAGCTCACCCATCACCGATGGCGCCGCCTTCCTGCTGGTCATGGAGGAGGGCCTCGCGAAGTCCCTCGGCCTGAAGGCCCGCGCCCGCATCCTCGGCGGGGCCGTGGCCGGCGTGGAGCCGGACCGCATGGGCATCGGCCCGGTGCCCGCCGTGCGGAAGGCGCTGGACCGCTTCGGCCTGAAACTCGACCAGATCGACGCCATGGAGCTGAACGAGGCCTTCGCCGCGCAGAGCCTGGCCGTGATCCGCGAGGGCGGCTACGACCTGGCGAAGGTGAATGCCTGGGGTGGCGCCATCGCCATCGGTCACCCCCTCGGCGCCAGCGGCGCCCGCATCCTGACGACCCTGCTCAACCGCCTCGAGATCGACGGCGGCAGGTACGGCATCGCCACCATGTGCATCGGCGGCGGCCAGGGCATCGCGTCGATCATCGAGAAGCTCTGA
- a CDS encoding 3-hydroxyacyl-CoA dehydrogenase/enoyl-CoA hydratase family protein, producing the protein MNIKKIGVLGSGVMGSGIAAHVASAGCQVELLDIVIDEAAPDKLAEGALAALAKSKPALAMHASFLKKIRPGNLRDHLDRLADCDWVVEVVKEDLAIKRELYGRLEPQLKAGAWVSSNTSGIPLKLLVEGRTDAFRKHFVITHFFNPVRYLRLLEFVKGPEVDEAEALAFRTWLEEALGKEVVPAYDSPTFIGNRIGIHSIMATLHMALADKIPFEVLDSVLGDAAARAKSAAFRTADLAGVDILAATAKNVYDLCPNDEVRDTFKFPAFLQYMLDNKLLGNKTKQGFFKKGPKDAKGKKTFLALDPATREYIPQVKRDWPILKELKGLDDPAEKVKTLLTSDTEAGRLAWRCIAPNLTYAVNRLGEVTDGPLNVDRAIKNGFAFELGPFETWDTLGVDRVVARMKFEELPVPPLVEQMLAKGLTSFYRWEHGVPVAQLNPKTLAYDPILEDRRVIILKREEGRGKVIAENGSCQLYDLGDDVACLSFRSKMNALDDGIIGLMEDTVQKHVPGRFKGLVLGNQGQHFSAGANLVMVLNAAKDKQFDLIEEVARRLQYAGRMLTYAPFPTVSAPFNLALGGGCEMTMACQRAVGHAELYIGLVEVGVGVIPAGGGCLQMLLRMEEAMAAKGELGPMPKVKAAFQAIGTANVNTSFDEAQRNGYLRRTDRRVMNKAFLLHEAKQEVLKMAADFQPVKERTLRLPGRGGSEALKMAVRDFQLQGLASEHDAVIMGELANILCGGDVSLVQEITEERILELERQAFARLCGYEKTQARMDAILKTGKPLRN; encoded by the coding sequence ATGAACATCAAGAAGATCGGAGTCCTCGGGTCGGGCGTGATGGGCTCGGGCATCGCGGCGCATGTGGCGTCGGCGGGCTGTCAGGTGGAGCTGCTGGACATCGTCATCGACGAGGCGGCGCCGGACAAATTGGCGGAGGGAGCCCTGGCGGCGCTGGCGAAGTCCAAGCCGGCGCTGGCCATGCACGCCTCCTTCCTGAAGAAGATCCGGCCTGGCAACCTGCGGGATCACCTCGACCGTCTGGCGGACTGCGACTGGGTGGTGGAAGTGGTGAAGGAGGATCTGGCCATCAAGCGCGAGCTGTACGGCCGCCTGGAGCCCCAGCTGAAGGCGGGCGCCTGGGTCAGCTCGAACACCTCGGGCATTCCGCTGAAGCTGCTGGTGGAGGGGCGGACCGATGCCTTCCGGAAGCACTTCGTCATCACGCACTTCTTCAATCCCGTGCGCTACCTGCGGCTGCTGGAGTTCGTGAAGGGCCCCGAAGTGGACGAGGCGGAGGCCCTGGCCTTCCGCACCTGGCTGGAGGAGGCCCTCGGCAAGGAAGTGGTGCCGGCCTATGACAGCCCCACCTTCATCGGCAACCGCATCGGCATCCACAGCATCATGGCCACCCTGCACATGGCGCTGGCCGATAAGATCCCCTTCGAGGTGCTGGATTCGGTGCTGGGCGATGCGGCGGCCCGGGCCAAGAGCGCGGCCTTCCGGACCGCGGATCTCGCGGGCGTGGACATCCTCGCGGCCACGGCCAAGAATGTATACGACCTCTGCCCGAACGACGAGGTGCGCGACACCTTCAAGTTCCCGGCATTCCTCCAGTACATGCTGGACAACAAGCTCCTGGGCAACAAGACGAAGCAGGGCTTTTTCAAGAAGGGCCCCAAGGACGCCAAGGGCAAGAAGACCTTCCTGGCGCTGGATCCCGCCACCCGCGAGTACATCCCGCAGGTGAAGCGGGACTGGCCCATCCTGAAGGAGCTGAAGGGTCTCGATGATCCGGCGGAGAAGGTGAAGACGCTGCTCACCAGCGACACCGAAGCGGGCCGCCTGGCTTGGCGCTGCATCGCACCGAACCTCACCTACGCCGTGAACCGGCTGGGCGAGGTGACGGACGGCCCCCTGAATGTGGATCGCGCCATCAAGAACGGTTTCGCCTTCGAGCTGGGGCCCTTCGAGACCTGGGACACCCTGGGCGTCGACCGGGTGGTGGCCCGCATGAAGTTCGAGGAGCTGCCCGTGCCGCCCCTCGTGGAACAGATGCTGGCCAAGGGCCTCACCAGCTTCTACCGGTGGGAGCACGGCGTTCCCGTGGCCCAGCTCAATCCGAAGACTCTGGCCTACGATCCCATCCTCGAGGACCGGCGCGTGATCATCCTCAAGCGCGAGGAGGGTCGGGGCAAGGTGATCGCGGAGAACGGCAGCTGTCAGCTCTACGATCTGGGCGACGATGTGGCCTGCCTCAGCTTCCGCAGCAAGATGAACGCCCTGGACGACGGCATCATCGGTCTGATGGAGGACACCGTCCAGAAGCATGTGCCCGGCCGCTTCAAGGGGCTGGTGCTGGGCAACCAGGGCCAGCACTTCAGCGCCGGCGCCAACCTGGTGATGGTGCTGAACGCCGCCAAGGACAAGCAGTTCGACCTGATCGAGGAAGTGGCCCGGCGCCTGCAGTATGCCGGCCGCATGCTTACCTACGCCCCGTTCCCCACGGTGTCGGCACCCTTCAACCTGGCCCTCGGCGGCGGCTGCGAGATGACCATGGCCTGCCAGCGGGCCGTGGGCCATGCCGAGCTCTACATCGGCCTGGTGGAAGTGGGCGTGGGTGTCATTCCGGCGGGTGGCGGCTGCCTCCAGATGCTGCTCCGCATGGAAGAGGCCATGGCCGCCAAGGGCGAGCTGGGCCCCATGCCCAAGGTGAAGGCGGCCTTCCAGGCCATCGGCACGGCGAATGTGAACACCAGCTTCGACGAGGCGCAGCGCAACGGCTACCTGCGCCGTACGGACCGCCGCGTGATGAACAAGGCCTTCTTGCTGCATGAGGCCAAGCAGGAAGTCCTGAAGATGGCCGCGGACTTCCAGCCTGTGAAGGAGCGCACCCTGCGCCTGCCGGGCCGGGGGGGCAGCGAGGCCCTCAAGATGGCCGTGCGGGACTTCCAGCTGCAGGGTCTGGCCAGCGAGCACGACGCCGTGATCATGGGCGAGCTGGCCAACATCCTGTGCGGCGGAGATGTCAGCCTCGTCCAGGAAATCACCGAAGAGAGGATCCTCGAACTGGAACGGCAGGCCTTCGCCCGCCTGTGTGGCTACGAGAAGACCCAGGCCCGCATGGACGCCATCCTGAAGACCGGTAAACCCTTGAGAAACTAA
- a CDS encoding elongation factor G, translated as MSGNSQSTPRVAAIVGPYLSGKTSLMESLLFAAGALPRKGSVKEGNTVGDASMEAKARQMSVEASLASCEFQGEAWTLIDCPGSVEFRQETVHALMAADIAVVVCDPDPARALMAAPALKFLDDHQIPHVVFINKMEAPGSAGKLKDALNALQIISERPLVLVEVPIREGDQVTGYVDLISEHAYRYEADKDADLLQMPESVLPEEREARQQMLEKLADFDDHLMEELLSDMVPTLEEVAEDMAKDVRDDLLVPVFFGSADKDAGVRRLFQALCEEAPRVDATAKRLGLPEGKDTLVQVFKTVHAQHVGKLSISRVWRGEVADGTSLAGNRVSGINKLFGAQQVKQQKASAGEVVALGRMDEVKTSEALTPSAKVELAWPEPLQPMLALSLHTTKSGDDVKLSLALQKLCEEDASLQVEQNAETQERILWGQGEVHLKCALDRLKSRFGLDVQQHPPMVPYRETFTKAAKVHGRHKHQTGGHGQFGDVWLEIKPLPRGTGFQFEERIVGGVVPKNFFGAVEHGVVEWMKRGPLGFPVVDIHVALVDGSYHTVDSSDMAFKTAARIGMTEAAPVCHPVLLEPISEVHISVPSEFTPKAQRLVTGRRGGQVLGFDAKPGWNGWDVVSAYIPQAEMSDVIVELRSLTMGVGSFTWAFHHLQELVGRDADKVVEARKQAKATA; from the coding sequence GTGAGCGGAAATTCTCAGTCAACTCCACGCGTAGCGGCCATCGTGGGTCCCTACCTCTCTGGAAAGACCTCCTTGATGGAGAGCCTTCTCTTCGCGGCGGGTGCGCTGCCGCGCAAGGGTTCCGTCAAGGAGGGGAATACCGTGGGTGATGCCTCCATGGAGGCCAAGGCGCGCCAGATGAGCGTGGAGGCCAGCCTGGCCTCGTGCGAGTTCCAGGGTGAGGCCTGGACCCTCATCGACTGCCCCGGCTCCGTGGAGTTCCGCCAGGAGACGGTGCACGCGCTCATGGCCGCCGACATCGCCGTGGTGGTCTGCGATCCCGATCCGGCCCGGGCCCTCATGGCCGCGCCCGCCCTGAAGTTCCTCGACGATCACCAGATCCCCCATGTGGTCTTCATCAACAAGATGGAGGCCCCCGGCAGCGCGGGGAAGCTCAAGGATGCCCTCAACGCCCTACAGATCATCTCGGAGCGGCCGCTGGTCCTGGTGGAGGTCCCCATCCGCGAGGGCGACCAGGTCACGGGCTATGTCGATCTCATCAGCGAGCACGCCTATCGGTACGAGGCCGACAAGGATGCGGACCTCCTGCAGATGCCCGAGTCCGTGCTGCCCGAGGAACGGGAGGCCCGCCAGCAGATGCTGGAGAAGCTGGCCGACTTCGACGACCACCTCATGGAGGAGTTGCTCAGCGACATGGTGCCGACGCTGGAGGAGGTCGCGGAGGACATGGCCAAGGATGTGCGTGACGACCTGCTGGTGCCGGTCTTCTTCGGCTCCGCCGACAAGGATGCTGGCGTCCGGCGGCTCTTCCAGGCCCTCTGCGAGGAAGCTCCCCGGGTGGACGCCACGGCCAAGCGCCTGGGCCTTCCCGAAGGCAAGGACACCCTGGTGCAGGTGTTCAAGACCGTCCACGCCCAGCATGTGGGCAAGCTCAGCATCTCCCGCGTGTGGCGCGGCGAAGTGGCCGATGGCACTTCCCTGGCCGGCAATCGGGTGAGCGGCATCAACAAGCTGTTCGGCGCCCAGCAGGTCAAGCAGCAGAAGGCCTCGGCGGGTGAGGTGGTGGCCCTGGGCCGCATGGATGAGGTGAAGACCAGCGAGGCCCTCACGCCTTCCGCCAAGGTTGAGCTGGCTTGGCCGGAACCCCTCCAGCCCATGCTGGCCCTCAGCCTGCACACCACCAAGAGCGGTGACGATGTGAAGCTCTCCCTTGCGCTGCAGAAGCTTTGCGAGGAGGACGCCTCCCTGCAGGTGGAGCAGAACGCCGAAACCCAGGAACGCATCCTCTGGGGCCAGGGCGAAGTGCACCTCAAGTGCGCCCTGGACCGCCTCAAGAGCCGCTTCGGCCTCGATGTCCAGCAGCATCCGCCCATGGTCCCCTACCGGGAGACCTTCACGAAAGCCGCCAAGGTCCACGGCCGCCACAAGCACCAGACCGGTGGCCACGGCCAGTTCGGCGATGTGTGGCTGGAGATCAAGCCCCTTCCGCGCGGCACCGGCTTCCAGTTCGAGGAGCGCATCGTGGGCGGGGTGGTGCCCAAGAACTTCTTCGGCGCCGTCGAGCACGGCGTGGTGGAGTGGATGAAGCGGGGTCCCCTGGGCTTCCCGGTCGTGGACATTCATGTGGCCCTGGTGGACGGCAGCTACCACACCGTGGACAGCTCCGACATGGCCTTCAAGACCGCCGCCCGCATTGGCATGACCGAGGCCGCTCCCGTCTGCCATCCCGTGCTGCTGGAGCCCATCTCCGAAGTCCACATCAGCGTCCCCAGCGAGTTCACGCCCAAGGCCCAGCGACTGGTCACGGGAAGGCGCGGCGGCCAGGTCCTCGGCTTCGACGCCAAACCGGGCTGGAACGGCTGGGATGTGGTCTCCGCCTACATCCCCCAGGCCGAGATGAGCGATGTCATCGTGGAACTCCGCAGCCTCACCATGGGCGTCGGCTCCTTCACCTGGGCCTTCCACCACCTGCAGGAACTCGTGGGCCGCGACGCCGACAAGGTGGTCGAGGCGCGGAAACAGGCGAAGGCCACGGCCTAG